Genomic DNA from Oryza sativa Japonica Group chromosome 5, ASM3414082v1:
GGACTGGACGTCTGGACACGGCGCTACCACCTAGTACTCCTACAGTCCTACTAGTACTACGCTACGCGCTGCTTCGCTGTGCACGCGACAAGAGTTTTGGTAGAGACGGGAGGGAATCTGCCGCGGTGTGCAAGCCGACGAGAGAGGCCGCGCAGCGGCGCAGGTGAGGTGAATGGTGATATGCCTGACACCGGCGGGCGGCAACGAGATCCACTTGGAGCGGCTGATTTGGCATTTCTCGGTAAACCGCGACAAAAAGTCGCAGGACTTTGCTCGCGTCGCGTTGAAGGacgtggcagcagcagcacgtaCGTCGCCGCTCGACGACTTTACGAGCGGAGAGTCAGGGGCTCACGGTCACGGTATTGgccgcggtggaggcgcagcctCGCATAACACGGTGCCATTCACGAAAGCGTACCGTGGGTTCATGCCCTCTCCATTTAGGCCCGGTTTCTTTTaacttgggattattataatctaaattattaggagtaagttgaaagaaacagacaacttattaAAGTAGTTTATTATAATTTAAAGCCtagcttattataatttgataagctcatttagatgagcttttttccagattatttggtgaaaaattacccaccatacCACCCCACTCCTTCTTTAGACTTGCAAAtccaataatctaggctctaataatctagaaacgaaacaactaaccgcttattctactacagattataacaatctagcttatagtaatctgacctaataatctagattataataatcttaagctggaAGAAACAGGGACTTTAATAAGCTTACTAGTTAATATCCCACGCTTTGCTACAGAACATATTGATGAACACATGTTACATATTATAGAAATGGTACATGTATACgtttaaataatataaaaataatgtgaagaTAACGACTTGGCATTGCTTCGATATTGAAttatgaaaataaaacaaaattataaaataaaacgTATGTCATATTtacatgatatttaaaataatttaaataataattactaatGGGTGATGATGTGACGCACTtgtatgtgatttaaaataccatagataataattgctaatggatgataTGGTACACTTGCATGTTGAGATTTAAAAGTTAGTGGGCATCAACTTTATAGCAAAACATGGGTATGTTTCATTAATCAGTAAGTAGCCAGAAATCTAAAAAATATTATCGATAAGCGCTCCAACGAATCCAACTTTTTAAAAATACCATCGTATAAGCACATTTATcccaaaaatataatcattGTTAGGTTTTCATTAGCAATTATTCGTTAAAGTGTTataaaaagatcatttttactTCTACGAATTGTTAAATGATGATTAAAATTTTTGCTCTTTTTATTAGCTTACATTAATTtggaattaaatttaaaatatactgttcatttgggtttttttaaaaaatattcgaCAGCGAACGGTCTCGCTACTTCCTTCCTTGTGCGACAGCGAATGTTTTGCCCAGTGAGCTGTTGTTTAATTAGTAACTAATTACccgattaataattaattagtaattaggaataattattataattaaCGATTAATTGATAATTATTAATCATTAATGAGGATAATTAATCAATTTGAATGTTCGGTCTCGCTCGCCGGTAATGCGAGAGCGCTCAATTTAATCATTTCCGTGCAACGGTTCAGCGAGATCGATGGTATATTTTCGTTAAACAATTTGCATACCgaatacttttttaaaaaagccaaataaacagtaaatttttaaatttaattccaTTAATTTGTATGTTGCTATTTATACTAAATTATTGTAAGTTGACGTAAATAGCAAAAGTTTTTATCAGCTTTTACCATTTTGTAGGGTTGCTAACGGAAACATAACGAAACCCGCCGTAGTCACCTCCTTGCCACCACTGCCTCGGTGCCAGCTGTGTCCTAGCGACAACGGCACCATGGACGACAACAAGCTCCACCATGGCAACCTTCCTCGTGCCGCCCATTGCGTGGTCACCACCCTTGCCAACTCCGCCCGTTGGGGGGCCATCCTTCGGCCTCTGCTCTAGACCGCTACCGTTGTCGGGTCTTATCCATAACAGTATAGTGGGGTGGCTTTGTCTGACATGGCAATTTGACCCAAGTCAACAACGCTGAGTCATTGTGGACAACATATGTCACAACCTCTTAcctatctctctcttcctcccctatTCCCATCTCAGCGGTGCCTGGTGAGGAAGACGACGTCTGGCGGCGGGTCGACGATGGGCGGAGGTGGCAATGAGGGGACTACGGCGGGTACTTGAGGGACCTGTTGTGTCTGATATTTCGGTTGAAGATGAAAATCGAACTAAGCTGTCAAATTAAGGGtcctaaaatgaacttattcaaCCACCTAAACCAGTCCGATATCCTCTTTGCCAAGCTCACGGCCCAGTACGCGAACCCGTCCGTCGTCCGCCACGGCGCCACCACGCCGCCCGCACCGCACGCGCACGGCAAGCAAGCGAACCAAGCGAAGAAAAGCACACATATTCCTCTCCTCCCTGTTCGATTCCCCTCCTCTCCACGCCTCCGCGGTGTCCAAACTCCAGACTCCCCCAAAAAATCCCCCAAAACCGAAgggaaagaggaaaaaaattacTCTTCGCTCTCGCGTCGCGCACGACACGACCGAGCCAGcaaagccgcccatccgccaTCCCGCCGCTCCTGCAATCTACAGCCGCGTCGCCGCTTGTCCGCCTGCGCTCGTTCTCGCTAGGGTTCGGAAGGGGGAGGGTGGGGATCGCCCGGCGATGGACTGGagcgcggtgacggcggaggacCTGGTGGACGCGCTGCGGGAGGTGGActggtcgacgccgccgcgccccgtGCCGGAGTTCTTCTCCCGCTTCACCGTCCCCCGCTCCTACTCCAAGTGGACCAGCCGCCTCAAGTGCAACCTCTACTAGTACGATCTCCCTTCCTCACTTCCTAATTGCCCGTCCCACGATTTGTTGGGAACTTGGGGGTTTCTATGTCGAGATTGGCGTTAAATCCGAGCGGATTTGAGCGCGGAGCCCGATTGTTGGTGTTTTCAGTGAATTAGTAGTGGATCGAGCACTTCTTTTCCTCTCTAGCCAGTAGAATAGTAGAATAAGGGTATATGCGTGCGCATCGAGACCTATTTTGTGGTTTGATAGCCCAAGGAAATGGTGTTGTAACGTTCAGGTAATGTAGCCATATAGTAGGTGAATCCAACATCGTATTATGCTCAGCATGTTCAATGGGGACAAAAGGAATCACATAAACGGCCAGTATATTACCTTATTAGGCTGTGAGCTAGTTGTTTCGAAATTTCTGATGAATTCATAGCATGCGAAGTAGGTTATGCTTGTTTGTGGCATATGATATGTTGGAGTAGTATTTGATGAAAACACAAAACAAGGTTTGTAGGTTTAGCTTCCCCAGGCTACCATCAACTATCGGTTCTAATTATGTTATCCATGATATCATGATCTTCAGCATATTTATCATCAACTATCGATTCTGCTTAGTGGCAATTTTAGCCAAGGCGCTAAGCGCTAGTTAGGCAGCAGACCAGCACCTGGCACCTAATTGGTGATCATGTGGACCTAAGCAGGATTGGCCAGCCACCTAGTCAGGATAACTCAATAGGCAGGCTAGGCGTCCGTATATGCAAGGAAATTGTGCATTTTGATGTAAGAGCAAAATTTTTAATTGTTAGGTTAACCTGAATCTTATTTCGTTTTGTACTTGTTCCGGAGATGCTGGGTGTTCTTGCTGGAGTGCTGTACTCCATGAAATCCGTGAGATGAACAGGGTgcattagaatttttatttatttactacTTACTTAAAAATCAGTTGAACACAGAATCTCAGATTGAAGATGGTAAGTGGTGCAACCACAGTTTTTGCTGTACTTAATGTTGAGACATTAAGTGTTTCTGATAACTAAAGTGATTGGCAAAGTAGTGTTTCTGTCAGAAAACATGCCATGTTGAACATACATCTAAGTCAAATGTTCAAAGCTGTGAGTACGAAAATGTTTTAAATGTTTGGGGTTTGGGTTTGATACATAAAAATTCATATCTGTAGATTTATCTTGAAAGTACTGTCAGATATTTCCATAAAAAAACTTTCAGATACTAGAGTTTTATTGGGTTTTGCACATATTTTACGTTATAATTTTTTGCTTTTTGTATTCTGGAGAACGTGCGAATGTCCAAAACCACATGTTCTCATTACTGGATGTTGTATTAACTATCCTCCTAAAAGGCACCAATTCATGTGTTCAGACTTTTTACAAGTTCCTCACGACAGATTTAAGGGTTGTATAGTTATCATTTTATCTTGTACTGAATTTCCCTCATTTATTTGGTCTGCAGCTACAGGACAAATTACTTCATCTTGATCATGTTCATCCTTGGTAGGCAAAAAAAGCTTGAATGCTGTCTCTTATTCCTCATTCGGTTGATTTTGACATGCTGCCTTTGTTATATGCAGGGATAGGCTTCATTTGGAAGCCGGTTGCTATACTTGCAGCCTTTATGACTGGAATCAGCATTGCATTTCTTAATGACAGGTACAATTTACttaactactctctccgttttagaATTTAAGATGTTTTGGTTTTGTACTAGGTCAAACTTagataagtttgatcaagttagtACGAAAATGTAATAACATCTACAgcaccaaattaatttcattaaattcaACATTGAATATAATACAAAGCCAAAACATCTAACATTCTGGAACAGAGGGAATAATACCATCCTTTTTCTCTAGAAAATTCTTCCATTTAGATGAGTAAAGAacaatattttgttttcttaacAAAGGTAGTGTATCTTTGAGATAAAACATAATTACATCAAATATTTGTCTAACTGTCCTGAAATATTGCTAAGGATGTGTTGTCTTAGCACTACTTCCAAAAGGATTAGTGAATAATACATCTGCAGGATGTTTTTCCTTGTATCAGTTGTGATACAGTTCTCAAATTCCTTAGTCATCTCCGTACATTATTTTGTGACAAACTGACACTGAGTGATTTACACTTTGATCATAGGATGATTAATAGACTAATTATCATGTTTGATACTTCAGCTTTGCAGTCACTTTCAATGAGAAAGTCACGAGGACTGTCAGACAATTTTCACCACATTTAGCTGCAAAAATGAGGCCACCAATAACGTGaggattttaatttttcatattctattttctttattttgtcGTGATTCACCAGAGTGTGTTATTAATACTATTCTCAACATCATCGACAGCCCTGTTCTTCGTGGTAGACCAAGTTCAAAGAGGTCGATTCATATTTGTGGGCGACCTCGCTGGCTATTTGTGCTGTTATTTTCTGCAGGTGTGCACCACAGCAAATTGTCTTCGTATTATCTTATTTCACATACCATAGTTTTGAAAACCTGAAGCTAAtgctttttctatttttatttgcAGTTAGTTGCATGCTCTGGTTGACTTCCTGCAGTCTCCTCACAGTTCTATGGGCCCTTTTAATTGCTATCTTTGGTAGGATGATTgagattttgaattttcaaagatagaTATACATCTTGGGACTGCActtatagttcttttttttgtttttttgtttgcagCAACTCTGCTTCATGCTAGCTTCAGAACACCTAATCTGAAAGCACGTCTGAATACATTCAGAGAAGAATTCCGAGCTGTTTGGAGGAATTATAGTGAGCTTTAAGGTCCGTGTGTATCTAACCCTACGTTTGTGCAGGACCTCAGTTTGTCTATACCTAATGCTTTATGCGCCATTTCGTGTTGTATTGTCACTATTTGGTTAAAGTTGGTTAAAACTTGGAGCTTGTTTGGTTTCTCTATGCAGGTTCATGTGGTAAGAAGTGCTTAGTGCTGAAACTTCGTGCTGTTTGTGAATTGTGTTTGTGGGAGATACCAAGATATGAACAATGGTGACAGGCAGCTGCGTTCTATTGTGATTACTTGCTCGTTTTGGAGGTGGGCCTTGACTGTCTAAGTACATGATGATGTTACACTTGGTACGCCACCTTCCAAATCACTATAATTGTTCACATGGAATTCTCCCTAACCAAGCATTGGAAAAAGAACAGCATGTAAAGGATGTAAACAAGTATTCTAATCAACACAGCATATATTGTTTGTTGAAATGTTTGTTTCATGTTTCCCCCAGCAGTTTGAACCATTCTAGATAAATTCGCCACCAAATTTTTCGGTTGCCTCTCGGGAAGTATTAGATCGTGAATGTTGAGATGAAGCAAGATCGTTAGCTAAAAACAGCGCGTCAGCTTCTTCAATCATTAACCATGAGCTATTCGACACACCAACAGTACTGCCTTGCACATTGCTTTATTACTCTGATTGGAAAAGGCATCGTCAACATTTTTTCCCATGGAGTATCAAGAAATCTGTAAGATATAATTGAAAACATTAAACATGCATATTCCCAACAAATTGTAAACGTGGATGGACGTGAACTAATCCTATATTCAACATGACAACACAAAATGGATAATTACAAAACGATAAGTTCCGAAGGGAGAATCTCGAACGAGGCAATCTACAGGTGAACGTGAACTCGACTGTTCCTGACTCCCAAGTCAAAAGCGCTCGAATCCTCGGAAATTTCAGCTTACGCCAATCCCTCTCGTGGAGGTAGAACAGCAGCTGCGATAATTAGCATAGTTAAGTCGCGAAGCTTCTATCGCCGGCATCTCCCAACCCCGGAACTATGAACCTGTGGGAACAAATAAGACATGGAAGTTATTAAAATCCACTGAAATATGGTCACGACCTACAGGCACGAAGCATATTTTGCAGGATAAGCAGATAAATAGAAATTCATAAGTTACCCTCTCTCATCAACTTCAGAATCAATTGTTCCCGTGTACACATGAAGCctagaacaaaaaaaatcgaaaaaaaggTAACTCTATTTAGTAAACAAGAGGAACTTGTCATGCACACAAATATGTCTTGTGTTATCTATTCTTACCCAGGGAATTTGTTGCTGAGCTTTTGAAGCGCAGGAGGCGCTGCAACAGCAGAAACCTGCATCAGGAATACAAAGAAGTGTCAGGTTGATAGAATGGACAATTAATACCCgaaaacatgtactccctcctccgtttcacaatgtaaatcattctagcattttctacattcatattgatgttaatgaatcattaacatcaatatgaatgtgggaaatgctagaatgaattacattgtgaaacggaggaagtaagtttAATGAACTTACGACTTTAATCTGCTTGCTTGTAACTCCACGTTCAACCAACAAGTCAATAGCAGCAACAATTGTCCCACCTAGAGGAATAGGAGGAATAGGTCAAATGTATCTCAGGGAAAAATGACTCATTATAGTTATGATAGGAGAAACATTCTGCTTACACAAGACCAATTTATATTTGTACTAGCTACTAACACCAATAATTAGGTTATGAAAAGTTATATATGCAATGGTACAATCCACGAACTTTGCAGTATGGTCTCAAAAATGCTATAGCACTGCAATAAACAGAGCAAGAGTGCCACGAGAGCCCAAGATTTAGCACACTGGAGCTTAGCATTTGACCACAAGAATCACAACAATCAGCTGTTTAAAATGGGTTCATGAGACACTAAACTAAAAGAGTTGCAAAAGCAAATCTTAGTGTATAATCTATAGTCTAAAAGATCATAAACACAATTGTTTGAAGTTGAAAAGTTTGTGGTGATAAAAACTTGCTGGCAGAATACCATGTCTCACGTGTAGACCAATGAAGGGCGTTTTGTTTTGTGTTAGTGAAGCAAGCCAAGTTAAGGAGTAGGAGTATATGGGATGAGGCTAGAACAGAGGCTTCATGATTTGAGCATTATATATTTGTCAAACATTGCATGACCAATCCAATTCGTTTTCAACTCAGTTGTAAAGGAGAGATGCTGTTCTTTCCTAACAGAAATGGAGAATATTCAAATTCTCATGCCTCAGGCAACACATTGACTTTATGCCACATTTGGCATTCCTCAGATGTATTCAGTACTTGAGATGACACTCTGTAATATGCATGTAACATAGAACAAGAAATACATTTATCGCTTGGTTTTGAAATTGCATTGCTTATTCAAGTTATTTATTGCTCTTGTGCATACAGAGCTTGTGAATTGCAAAGAAGAACCTTAGGCAGCACATAAATTGTTCAGAAGAGCTAAAAATTACCAGTGGCCAGCATTGGATCAACAACTAGCACACGAGTCCCCTCTGGAATCTTGTCTGGCAAGCTGCATTAAATTAGAGTGGAAAAGGGGAAATGAAAGTTACTGGAGAACACCAATTGGCCTGGATATTTAAATTCTTTCTGAACAACAAGGAAAAAACAGCAAAACAGCTGGTATGAAAGGGAAAGGAAATTTATTATCACAATCCATCATTCTTACTGTTACAAGTCACCAGTATATATAATCAAGATAGCCTAGGTTTCTCCTATAGTAATTTTACCACAGAACTAAAGAACGCCAAGAACTTTGCATTTTGTAATATTCTGGAATGCAATTGAGACTAGAGCCTGGCCATCAAGCATATACACTTTTGTGAACTAAAATCAAGGATGGCGATTTACAAAAGCAGTATGAAAACTAGATGTTTGCAAGAAGAGAAGGAACTTAGCACATACTTGTTCAGATATATCGAAGGTTGAAGTGTTTCTTCATCCCTACGCAGGCCTTCAAGTTCAGTGAGACAGACAGATAAGAATAATTGCACATAGTTTTGAAGATGTATGTTAATTTGGATAAGTAGTTGACAAAGAACTATGCAATATTGGATTTAAGAGACATGCAAATAACTTCGATTAGATTTCTTTTCATACTAGTTgctaaatgcaaaaaaaaagagcttatttttcaaaaaaacatCATTAGAAAGCAGAATAATAATGTGGCTTGGTTGAAGTAGAAAATATCTAGGGTCTATTATGCATATTTCAACTTTATGTTTCTGGcctcatccatgcatgcatatccaGCATTGGTACTTAGGGAACTAAAACAAATGAGTGATTTTACGGCTCTTGAAGAGGTACCACATTTTCTACTGTAAAATTTAATACCCTCTCGATACCTCCGGTACTAggaggtaccaaaatttacaTTAAAAATATTGGTACCTCTCGGTACCTCTCAAGGACTGTAAAATTACTCAAAACAAATTGGGTTAGATTGCATGAGTGTCAACCGTGCAATCTATGTAACAGCTATGTGAGCACAAAAGTTGATATACTTTATACATTTGATTCTAATTCAGTAAACTTCACATAACCAACTTACCAAGGTGATAAGTCTTGGTGGCTGGTAGAACTGATGAAGCATTTTCAGCCATAGCAAGACCAGCTCTTAGTATCGGAACAACCTGTTAAACATGCTAATGAAAAGACTAAATATATTTGTAGAAAAAACAAATGCCATTGACACATCTAACACTAAGGATTAGATTTACCATGACAGGCTCTCTTGGGTCAATAAATTCAACACTTGAAACAGCTACAGGTGTTTGGATCTCTCCTGTGATTGTTGGCTGCAAAAGTTTTAGAACAATTTAGCATGGCATCATTCTCTCAACAATGAAATGTCTATTGACTGGCAAATAAAAATCATGACTAATATTTacacttttttttatagagCAATATGCATCTGTCAAAGTTGAAATATgtgtatatgaaaaaaaaatgcaaaaaaggcGCAAAATGGAAGCATTATGAGTTACAATAACAACTTAAGATATTTGTGCATTCACCGTTTTACAAGGTATCAATTATCCATGCAATTTCAATACTTAGGCACATATATCCCTTATATAGCCTAATTTCAACTTCCAAAGCATCAGAAATGTAAGATGGATCCTAGAAAATTAACGGATAAACGATCAGCCAAGCGAGTTTCCCACTCACCAGCCAATCTCTGGAAGCTTCATATATAAGCAACCGACCAAGCTCCGCCATGGCACTCTCTACCACAAAAACAGATTGCTCAATGTTATCCTATCAAAACTTTATCGCAACAATTAGCCAATTAAATCAGCTGTGTAAAACACATTTTTCGTATCGCCATCACTTCACCACTATCAAGTATCAACACGCTAATCCACGGCTTCGCTTTAACGAATTGTTTCAGATTCCACGTTTCTCAGTAATACTATCAAGTACCAACTCATACGTCATTCAGAAGCACACTCACTGAAGATGGCGCAGGGCGTCTGCTCGTTGCGCAGGACGGAGACCCAGTGCTTTATCAGCGGGTGCGGCGGCACGAACACCTGCGAGACAAAAACATCACGAGGCCACCCACTTTGAGCTTAGCGCGCACGTGCACAAACGAATTGACAAGGACAAGCAGAGGCAGCgtcatcgagagagagagagagagagagagagagagagagagccagaTCCGCACCAGCATCTGGCCGCCGGAGGAGGGCGATCGCGCCCCCGTGGCGGCGTCGGGGCTCGCCGCTCTTGCCGCCGTCAGAGGCGCTCTTGGCCTTCGTTGGACGAGCCGCAGGatgggggcggtggcggcgaagcgCGTGGACGTGGCGagcgcgggggaggggagggaggaggaggaggaggaggaggcgtgcgCGGATTGGCGGCGTGGTGCGCACGGGCCGCGGCGGAGAggcgctcccgctcccgcggccgcggccgtggcGAGCGACGGCATGGCGAATTGGCGAAGGACGAGGTGCGGATGCGGGGGACGAAAGCGAGGGCAGTGAGGTGAGCGAGGTGTGGGATACGGTGGGGTCGTCGCTCTTGTGTTCTGACGCAAATCTCGAGGTGCTCTCATCAccgttcagacttcagaggcTTCAGCCACGTATGTGTTGGGAGTTTGCGATAATTTTTGGAAATTGGTGATACCCGACGTATAAAGACAACACTCGATATCtaaataatactacctccgtcccaaaataaatgcagcCGTAGATatctgtgtccaacgtttgaccgtccgtcttatttgaaaaatttgtgaaaaaattgaaaatatttagtcacacataaaatactattcatgttttatcatctaatagcaataaaaatactaatcataaaaaaattttaaataagacgagtggtcaaacgttgaacgtgaataatacaaaactgcacttattttgggatggagggtgtACATCagtatattatattaaaaaataaaattatttgtttGGTACCGAGTTCACTATAATACTCAATATAAACTGGTAGAATATGTGTTAATCAATGTACTTCAATTTACACTTAAAATATTGAGACAATTATTATATAGGTCACGTTTGAGCGGGATAATGCCTATTAGGTATTAAAACTTAAGCTTCGTGCTGGCCCTTAAGATAGTGATGATATCAAATCACATGCCTCCATAGCCATCTCAAACTCCACATCGCTATCTTAGTCTCGTCGAATCCCATGTTATCGCAATCCTCTCTTCTCATTGAGCTTAGCCAGATTAATGTTGTCGGTGGTGGCTCTGCTACTTTCATCGTAGTAGGGAGGAGGCGGTTGGGTAGGAGGGGCATCAATAACCATACTCTATCAACAAATCAACGTTGTTGGTGGAGAGAGGTCAAGCTTCGGCTCCGTTACATCTGCTGTGCTCGGTTGAGGAGGCGACGACAAATTCTGaacttgattttggtggaggcggtggagccTACGTCTCACTCGCCTTCTCGCCTCTCCATACCCACTCAAGAGGATACTGCATGAACTGGTTCCCTAGTATTCCTATGAAATGTTTAATGTTGGTGTGGACAGTGATAGGAGCTCTAGAACACATACAAAATGAACATTTTATCTTACATGTATTTGTCAAAGTAGGGTAAAAAAGACAATGGATAAATATTGATCACAACGTCAAACTCGTTGAGAGTTTGAGAGGGGAAAAGAATGCTATACGATGATTCATTATATCAACAAAGATGCGATACtctaacaaatataaaaaaaaaattccctagAGATGATCTTACCACAGAGTTCGCGGCATAATAGCATATAATATTGTTTTGTATAAGCTGAAATTCTGGCTCATCTATATATACGCGAGACAAAATTTTTAGCGCAAAAATggaaaaatcaaaatccaacGCGTAGATAGATAGGCTCGGCCCATCCAAAGGCCTTGATTGGCTATCCCCAACGGCGATAGTGGGCCAACGTTTTTGTGCATAGGCTACCAAATCTAACCGCGGCACCAACACACCAAGCCTCGTGACACCTCCTTCCTCTCGAAGCAAAGCCGAGGAcgtacgacgacgacttccccACGGCCAGAGTTCCCCTCTTTCCCCTTCCCAATCCTCCGATCTCATCCCCCGGctccggcgacgcggcggggcgATGCGTAGCTGCTGAGCGCGCGGCGCCACGACCCCCCCCACCTCGAGAGCGCGGCCATGGACGAGGGCTACGCCAACCTCCCCACCAGCCACCTCCTCGGCTCCGTCCCCGTAACcgatcccctccctcccccctcctcctatCCGCTTCGCGTGTCTCGTTTTTTGTGTGATGTTATGTGGTGTGATGATTCGGGTGTGATGGTTTCTGTAGGCCGCCTTGACCCCCGAAGAGAGGAAGCCCTCACCCGTCGCCGAAGGTAGCAACCCCCCCTCGATTGCG
This window encodes:
- the LOC4338980 gene encoding PRA1 family protein A1, with the translated sequence MDWSAVTAEDLVDALREVDWSTPPRPVPEFFSRFTVPRSYSKWTSRLKCNLYYYRTNYFILIMFILGIGFIWKPVAILAAFMTGISIAFLNDSFAVTFNEKVTRTVRQFSPHLAAKMRPPITPVLRGRPSSKRSIHICGRPRWLFVLLFSAVSCMLWLTSCSLLTVLWALLIAIFATLLHASFRTPNLKARLNTFREEFRAVWRNYSEL
- the LOC4338981 gene encoding uracil phosphoribosyltransferase; the encoded protein is MPSLATAAAAGAGAPLRRGPCAPRRQSAHASSSSSSSLPSPALATSTRFAATAPILRLVQRRPRAPLTAARAASPDAATGARSPSSGGQMLVFVPPHPLIKHWVSVLRNEQTPCAIFKSAMAELGRLLIYEASRDWLPTITGEIQTPVAVSSVEFIDPREPVMVVPILRAGLAMAENASSVLPATKTYHLGLRRDEETLQPSIYLNNLPDKIPEGTRVLVVDPMLATGGTIVAAIDLLVERGVTSKQIKVVSAVAAPPALQKLSNKFPGLHVYTGTIDSEVDERGFIVPGLGDAGDRSFAT